The Flavobacterium faecale genomic sequence TTTTACTGATTATTTTGCAAAGAATTACAGTTTAATTATGTGTTTTTTGCAAAGTATTTTTCAATTGAGAAGATGTCTTTTTTTTCTGATTTTCGCGTAATAATGCTGTTTTGTAGATTTTTCATTAGGCTTAATTTTTTTATTTCCATACAAAATTAGACGAATAGAAGTAGTTATTCATGTGCTATTTTTTAAAATAATTAAGTATACCTATGTTAGATTGAAACGATGTTTATTTTTGCCATTTTAGAAATATAAGGTCATATAATTTTTGGCATCTTTCTTATGGTGATACTATCTTATTTCTTGATTAAAGTATGATGTTAACATTATATTTTTCCTTAATTTAATTAAATATTGGACTAATTTATTAATGTTAGTAAATTGATTTAATTTCAAAAAAAAAACCAAATACAAGCGAATGTATTTGGGATTTTTTTATGTACTGACTGTTGTCTAGATTAACTTTCCATGTATGCTTCAATAGGAGCACAGCTGCAAACCAAATTTCTATCTCCATACGCATCATCGGCACGACGTACAGATGGCCAAAATTTGTTATCAGCGATATAAGGCAACGGAAAAGCTGCTTTTTCTCTACTGTAAGGCAAGTTCCAAGTTTCGGTAGTTAACATCGCCAATGTATGTGGTGAATTTTTCAAGACATTGTTTTTATCTTCAATAGTCACCTCTTCTATTTCTTTTCGAATGGCAATCATGGCATCGCAAAAACGATCTAATTCCTCTAAGTTTTCACTTTCAGTAGGTTCTATCATCAAAGTACCTGCTACTGGGAAAGAAACTGTAGGTGCATGAAAACCATAGTCCATCAAACGTTTAGCGATATCTGTTACTTCAATTCCTTTTTCTTTGAATGGACGACATTCCAAAATCATCTCATGTGCCGCACGACCATTTTCTCCAGAATATAAAGTTTCGTAATGACCGCTTAGTTTTTCTTTGATATAGTTGGCGTTCAAAATAGCATATTCTGTAGCTGATTTTACACCATCAGCACCAAGCATTTTGATATATCCGTAAGAAATCAAACAAACCAAAGCAGAGCCCCAAGGTGCTGCAGATATCGCAGATATTGCGCTATCTCCACCAGTTGGAATTAATGGGTTGGTTGGTAAAAAAGGTGCCAATTGTGGAGCAACGCAAATAGGTCCTACTCCAGGTCCACCACCACCGTGAGGGATCGCAAATGTTTTATGTAAATTCAAGTGGCAAACGTCAGCCCCAATAGTTGCAGGATTTGTCAATCCCACTTGAGCATTCATATTGGCTCCGTCCATGTAGACTTGCCCACCATTATCATGAATAATTTGAGTGATTTCTTTAATTGCGCTTTCGTACACACCATGAGTTGATGGGTAGGTCACCATTAAGCAAGACAAGTTGTCTTTGTGCAAAATAGCTTTTTCACGCAAATCATCTACATCTATATTTCCGTTTTCAAGTGTTTTAGTAACCACAACTTTCATTCCTGCCATGGCCGCAGATGCCGGATTGGTTCCGTGTGCCGAGGATGGAATTAAAGCTATTTTACGGTGTTCGTCACCTCGAGATTCGTGGTACGCTCGTATTACCATTAATCCAGCATATTCTCCTTGTGCACCTGAGTTAGGTTGCAAAGTTGTAGCTGCAAAACCAGTAATTTCGTTTAACTGCTCTTCTAGTTTTTTCAGCATTTCTTGGTATCCTTGCGCTTGGTCTAGTGGAGCAAACGGGTGAATACTGTTCCAGCTAGGTGCACTCAATGGCAACATCTCAGCAGCTGCATTTAATTTCATCGTACAGGAACCTAACGAAATCATCGAATGGTTCAAGGCCAAATCTTTGCGCTCCAACATTTTGATGTAACGCATCAAAGCAGTTTCAGAATGGTATCTGTTAAAAACTTCGTGTTGTAAAAAAGTTGACGTTCGAACTAAGCTTTCAGGAAAATGGTTGGTAGTTGATAATTCAGCAATTATAATAGTTTCTACTCCTTTTGCTTCTGCAAAAATGGCAATTACCTTATTCAAATCAGCAAAACCAATCGTTTCATTCATCGAGATTGAAACCGTATCTGCTGTAGGGTAGTAAAAATTCACCTCATTTGCTTCGGCAATTTCTCTTATTTTTTTAGCATCGGCTTTGAATACTACAGTGTCAAAGAAAGCCGTGTTTGTTTGCTCAAATCCTAAAGTTGCTAGCGTATTTGCCAAGGTCACTGCCGAGGCATGAACCTTGTTTGCAATATATTTTAAACCTCTTGGTCCATGATAAACAGCATACATACTTGCCATTACCGATAGTAAAACCTGTGCGGTACAGATATTAGAGGTTGCTTTGTCACGCTTTATGTGTTGCTCACGTGTTTGCAACGCCATACGCAAGGCACGATTTCCGTCTGTGTCAACAGTCACACCGATAATTCTACCTGGCATTGAGCGTTTGTATTCGTCTTTTGTAGCAAAGTATGCGGCATGTGGTCCACCGTACCCTAACGGAATTCCGAAACGTTGTGTGGTTCCAAAAACCACTGCAGCGCCCATTTCTCCTGGAGGAGTCAGTTTTGCCAAACTCAAAATATCAGCAGCAACAGCTACTTTAATGTCGTTTGCAGCTGCCGTAGCAATAAACGATGCGTAATCATATACTTGTCCAAATTTACCTGGATATTGAAGAACGGCTCCAAAAAACTCAGATGAAAAATCAAAAGTTTCATGGTTTCCTATAACCAATTCTACGCCAATTGGTGTAGAACGAGTTTGCAAAACAGATAGAGTTTGTGGTAAAATTTCTTCAGAAACGAAGAACTTACACACATTAGCTTTCTTTTGGTCTCTTGTTCGAACATCAAACAAAAGTGCCATCGCTTCTGCTGCTGCAGTTGCCTCATCTAGTAACGAAGCATTTGCGATTTCCATTCCAGACAATTCAATTACAGTTGTCTGAAAATTCAAAATAGCTTCCAATCTTCCTTGGGCTATTTCTGCTTGGTAAGGCGTGTATGCCGTGTACCATCCTGGGCTTTCAAAAACATTTCGTTGAATTACCGCCGGAACGATCGCTTGGTTGTAACCCAAACCAATATAGGTTTTGAACATTTTGTTCTTGTTTCCTAGCAGCGTTATATGTTTTAAATACTCATATTCCGTCATTTCTGGGTCCAAGTTCAACGGAGCTTTTAGACGAATTTCATCAGGTAACGTCTCAGAGATAAGTTGTTCAATAGAGTCTACCCCGATGGTTTTTAGCATGTGTTGTAGGTCTGATTCCTCAGGACCAATGTGTCTTAAAGCGAAAGCATCTGTTTTCATTTGTAGCTAATTATTGTTTTATATCTAAAGAATGTGCTGTATTCTGATTTTAAATTGTCAAAAAACAAGCTGATATCAGAATTGGTACATTTTTCAGTAAAAATAGTTGTGTTTTTCGTGATGCAAAAATAAACATAATTCATTGGAAATGATTCTTTTTTAGATTTGATTTTGTTAAAATTAAGAAGATAAATGTGAGCGCTTTATATCAATTTAACTAACCAAATAATTTTGCCGGAATTTCAGTGTATTCCTCTTTATCGTAGGCGGAAATTGTAGTTTGATTTACCACAAAAATTCTAAGGCAATTAGTGAATAAAACATCCAAAATGTGAGAGGAGATCAATACAATGCTATATTGTGCCTTTTCTTTTAGGTAATTCATTAATATGTAGTTAGCCTCAATATCCAGTCCGTTGAAGGGTTCGTCAAGAATGTAAACAGGATAGTCTTTTTGAAAGAGAGCGTTCAAAAAAGCCTTCTTTTTCATCCCTGTCGAAAATTCTTTGACTAATTTGTCCTCGGGCACATCAAAAAGTTTTGGAGATTGGTTGTTTTCGATACCCAAAATAGAACAATAAAAGGTATAGAATTCGGCTGGACTTAACTCCTCGTATATTGGTGACTCTGCCGGACACCAAGCTACATCTTGTAAAACGATTTTTTTATTATCGAATGTGCAGCTGCCTTCAAAGGGCTCGAATCCTAATATGCATTTGAATAAAGTCGTTTTTCCTTGGCCGTTTTTTCCAACGATGCCATAAATTCCGTTTTGAAGAATATGGAAATTAGCCTCTTTTAAAACTACCTGATCTTTATATTTTTTTTCGACAATATTAATTTGAAGCATAGTGCATGAGTTGAAGGTTGGTAACAGCTTTTTTGTACAAATACGGCAGTAAGAGTAAAATGACGGGAGCCAAATAAATTTGAATACAACTGCCTATCACAAACAAAAAATAAATTTGCCGTATAAATTGGTTCTTGAAATACGCATATTTTAATAGCATATTGATAATCGGGAAAATAAATAGAAGCGGTACAAATAGCAATAGCGCTGTTTTTTGTACAATAAGTAAAACAAGTACAGTAGGAATGATGATCATCAAACTATTGATGGCACTGTTTTTAATAATGTGTTGTAGGTATTTTTTTGGTTCGAAAACCGTGGCTTTAATGAATTGAATAGGTTCTCTATTATTAAAGATACTACTCGAAAGTAGTGCGCTAATACCAAAAGAAGCCAGAATCAAATTGTCATTGTTGTGTGTCGCGCCCATGTATAAGAGCAACAATGGAAGCGGTAAAACGAACCACAATTTATTTTTTCGAAAAGAAATATGCCAAAAAGGATCAAAAAGGCGAAATGGATATTTAATTTTTTTGGTTTGTGCCCTTGGAGCATAGATAGCGGCTGCTATCATAATAAGGTACAAACTGAGTTGTATGTAATTTAGGTGCAGCACTAAAATCAGTAAAAACGGCAAACTATAGCAAAGGTATTCGATAAAAAGAATGCTTCTGTATTTTTTGTTGAGTTGTAATAATTCTAAATCGGTTCTGTTGGTGTGATAGGTAAATATTTCGATAGCGAATAAAAAAATATAATTCTGGAACATTTCATATTTTAAATTCAAAAGGTAAGCTAAGAAGAAGTACATACCTATAAATAGAACTACAGCGGTTTTATCTTTCGGAGGTAAAAATTTACGTAATCGTATTTCAATCAGTCTGGTGACTATTTGGAACATTTGTTTCTGGGTTATTTTAAAAATGAAATAAAAATAAGCATTATTAATCAAGCGCAATGCTATTTAAAGACTGAATTTACTAGATTTTAATGTATCGCGGTTGATATTCTAAGCAATTCCTTATTTTTGTGAGATGAATCGACTGCAAGGATTTTTGGATTTCTAAATGTAAGGTAGTTTAAGTTTTGGAATGAATTTAAAAAAGGTAGCTTGAGCTAGGTGACATTAATATATTGAATTTGTTTACTGTTTGTACCACTTGATGCCGTAGCAAAACTAAAGCAAATAAAAAAAGAAGTTGTTACTATGAGTTTGAAATTAATAAAGTTCATTTTTTTTGGAAATTACTTTATCGGACTATTAGCCATAGCTCTGAATATCGAAGCGACTTTAAGATTAGGGATTCCGTATAATTCATTAGGGTATTATATTTTAGTTTTTTGCGCACCAATTGTGTATTACAACTATGCGTATATGGGAGCGATAAAATTTGGAAGTGCTACAAACCCAAGATCAAAATGGTTCATTAGTAATGCTAAATTTCTAAAAAAAAATCAATTTATACTAGCCCTTATTAGTATTGTTATAGTAGTTTATCAAATCGTAGTTAACTTTTGGAACATTGTCAATTTACCACTCTATTATTGGCTAATTGTGTTTTTAATGCTTGGTCTAGCCGCTTTGTACTATGGTTTGTTGCCTACTACGTATTTCAATCTCAACCTGCGTAATACGGGTTGGCTAAAGCCTTTTATTATTGGATTTCTATGGGCAAGTACGGCCAATATTCTACCAATCATAATGCTTAGGATAGAATCTAATTTTATAGAAGAAAATACTTTTTTATGGATTTGGTTATTTATTCAAAACTGGATGTTTTGCACTGTAAACGCAATAATGTTTGATATTAAGGACTATGAAATTGATGTAAATAGAGAACTAAAGACCTTTGTGGTTCGAATTGGAATTCAAAAAACAATTGGTTTTATTTTACTGCCGCTATTAATTATCGGAATGATTTCTTTTCTTATTTTCGGGTATATTCAAGATTTGAGTCTCATGAAAATCGGAATCAATTTGATTCCGTTCTTGCTTACCATCGTGGTTGCTTTTTTTATGTATACCAAAAAAAACATTCTCTTTTATTTAATTATTATAGATGGATTAATTTTAGTAAAAGCCATTTGCGGTATATTGGCTGAGCTAATTTTGAAAAATCACTGGTAAAATATAGCCGCTATAATACTAGCATAACCAAGATTTGGTCGAAAGCAAGAATCAAGAGATGCGATCGGGATTTTCAAGAACAAACAAAGCCATTCTATTTCGCATTCAAAAACTAATATGAGCTACCTATGAAAACCAATAATTATGATTTTATCGCTTCATGGTACGATGTTCTAAGCAGAATTGTGTTTTTGAAGTCTCAGGTCAATGCACAAAAAGAGCAGTTGTCTTTTATCAAAAGCGATCAAAAAATATTGATTGTCGGTGGTGGAACAGGTTGGATTTTGGAAGAAATAGCTAAAAGTCATGATGACCTACAAATTACTTTTGTAGAAATTTCGGCTAATATGATCCAGTTAGCCAAACAGAGAAAATGTAGAAACAACAAGGTTTCTTTTGTTCATCTTCCAATAGAAAAATTTAATGATCAGGAATCTTATGATGTACTAATTACTGCTTTTCTATTTGATAATTTTGCAAGAAATCGAGCTGAAATTGTATTTGAGCAACTACATAATACATTAAAAGAAAACGGACTTTGGTTGTTTTCCGATTTTAGTAATAACCACACAACAAGCCGTTGGCAATATTATTTGCTAAAAACAATGTATTTTTTCTTCGAAAAAGTAGCAAGTGTTGAAGCAAAAGAATTAGTTACTATGTATCCCTACTTTATGAAAAATAATTATGCTGTCCTTCAAAAAAAGCAGTATTATGGTAGGTTCATCGATGCATTTGTCTTTGAGAAAACAATATGAAAAACCAGGTTTAAATTGCTTTTTTATATTTTAGGTTCATTCTTCAAACTGCTTCTATTTATGAAAATAAATTCTATTCTGCTTCTTTTTGGATACAAAGAGAGTTGATTTTGAGATAGAGCCTCGTTATTTTTCTTTAATAATTGTAATATTGGTGAATACGTTCACCGAAAATAGGGTAATATTGGTGAATACGTTCACCAAAAATACTATAATATTGGTGAATAGAGTTTTTTGTATTATCTTTGGTTTAAATTTAAAGTCATGATTTTTAGAGATTTAACCCGTAGAATTAAAGATAACCTGAACAAAGGCAAGGTTGTTTTACTAATAGGACCAAGGTAAGTTGGTAAAACTACATTGGTAAATAGCTTATTAGATGGAATTCCGTTCTTATTTTTGGATGGAGATGACGCTGTTGTGGTGGATACTTTGTCAAATGCTAATACCGAAACACTGAAAAGTATTATAGGGAATTATAAATACGTTTTCATTGATGAGGTACAGCGAATACCAAATATTGGATTAAAACTAAAAATCATTGTGGACCAAATCAAAGAGGTGCAAGTGATTGTGAGTGGATGCTCTGCTTTCGATATTAATCATGTTACCCAAGAGCTGCTTACTGGTAGAAAATTTGAGTACCACTTATACCCAATTTCATGGAACGAATTCGAAAATAATGTAGGTTACATCAAAGCACAGCAGCAATTGGAGTTGCGCTTGCTCTACGGAATGTATCCGGATGTAATCAATAATTTTGGAAATGAGTATGAAATCTTAAAAAACTTAGTTTCAAGTTATTTGTACAAAGATGTTCTGAGTTTGGCTGGTATTCGAAAATCAGAAGTTTTAGAGAAGATTCTACAAGCCTTAGCATTGCAAGTAGGAAGTGAAGTGAGTTATAATGAAATTGCGCAACTCGTTGGTGTAGATAAAAATACGGTGAGTAATTATATTGATTTGCTCGAAAAAGCTTTTGTGATTTTTAGATTGAATAGTTTTAGTAAGAACATTCGAAACGAAATCAAAGCCAATCGTAAAATATATTTCTATGATAATGGTGTTCGCAATATGTTGATAGGTAATTTCAATTCTTTAGAATTTAGACAAGACAAAGGCGCATTGTGGGAGAATTTCTTAGTTTCGGAGCGGGTGAAAAAATTGTCATATGCAAATAGTTTGGCAAAACCTTATTTTTGGAGAACAACTGCTCAGCAAGAAATTAATTATATTGAAACCACAGCTGATGCAGTGAGTGCCTTTGAGTTCAAATGGTCTCCTTTAAAAAAAGTAAAGCTACCAAAATCTTTTGAAGAAGCGTATCATCCGGAATATTTGGTGGTGACCAAAGAGAATTTTAGGGAGTTTATTAAATGATTTTTCTAACTAAATATCCGATACTGCATCAATAATTACGATCCTTTTAGTATTTATAGCTTAAGAGTTTGTCGTATTTATTATTGAGGAAATGTTATAGTTCAAAGCCTTCTATTTTTGCAAAACAGACACAATTTTTGCTATGTTTACGGACTTAATCCAAAAACATATTTAAAATGAGTACAGATTCCAAAACAAATTTGTCAAACGGTGCAGTGTTTTTTACCACGATTAATGCGCTCACCAAAGGAGAATTAATAAGTCCGTCAACACAAACTACGGTAGCACCATTAGCACCCATAATTAGTGCTAAGTACGACGAAGCGCTTACTACAGTTACCGTGAGTGGAACTGTTTTTATTGATGCATCAGACGCTGTTGCCTCATTGGATATTTATTTGGCGCATCAAATTTTGGGCGCACATACGCAGGAGTTGTATATAGCCTATGATTACAAGGAAGTTATTCCTACTAGTTTATATCCCTACAATTTCAGCTTTGAAATGCCAATTCAATCTCATGGTCATACCATCAAAACGCTAGAATCGTATTTATGGAATATTGACCCAATATCATCAAGAGGAACAGAAACAACAGTGCAAAAGGTTTAGTTTTTAAAACAATAAGATCCTCATTTCAAAAGAGTTTTACAAATTTTAAAGTTTGTAAAACTTTTTTTTTGGATACATTTGTGATTCAATCATTAAAAGAAAGATGTTGATTAAAATTAGACTTTACCTTGGTGTTTTGCTGTTTCTTATATGCTTATCAAGCACTGCTCAACAAAAACAAATTGATAGTTTGCTTGGAAGAGAGTTACTGCAAAAAATCAAAGTTTTTAAGAAGGAAACTAACTTATCCAGAGCAGCTCATTTTTTTGTTGAAAAAAAATGGGATTCCACTTTGGTTCACGCAATGAAGCAGTTGAGCATGGCCAACAATAATAAACTAGTTGTTGATTATTGTCATTTTTTTAGGGCTTATTCTTTTTATCAAAAAAAATTGATGAATGCTTCCGAGAAAGAATTTAGTCAGGTATCCAAATCATTCGGTTATTACTATTTGGTCAAAATCTATCTTGGAAATATAGCCCTAGGCAAAGAGAAATATAAGGAGGCCATTTCATATTATCAGAATATTGAAAACACAGAAAAGGAAAAAAATTATATTTATAATAAAAGTGGTTTAAAACATAATATAGGTATATCGTATTTACATCTTGAAAAGTTTGACGATGCCGAAAAGTACCTACTTCAAAGTATTGACCTGCAAAAGTTAAATAGCGATCCAATGATGTTAAGCGGTTCTTATGGTGACCTAGGCACTTTATATTATGTACAGTTTAAGGATGCGATGGCTATTCCGTATTTTGTAAAAGCGTATGAACTTTCGAAAAAAACTAGCGATTTTGATTTAAAAAGAAAGACAGCCTTAAATATGGCGGTTGTCGAAAAAAACAGGAATAAATTTGACAAAGCCTTAGCGTACAGAGAAGAGTCTGATCGATGGAAAGACTCACTAAACGACCAAAATAAAATTTGGGAAGTAGCCAAGCTAGAAAAACAATTTGCTGTTAAACAAAAGCAGAAAGAAGTAAGAGTTCTACAAGCTGAAAATAAAATTAAAGTAGCAGAAAGAAATGGATTTCTATATTCAGCACTGTTTTTGTTGCTTTTGCTGGGAGCCGGAATTTATTTGTACCGAGAAAAAATAAAAACCAATAAAATTATCTTGGCTCAAAAAGAAAATCTAGATGAGTTGAATGCCACCAAAGATAAATTATTCTCGGTTGTGAGTCATGATTTGCGCTCGTCTGTGAACGCTATGAAACGTAGTAATGCCAAATTAATTAAAAAAGTAGCCACAAAAGACCTAGAAGAAATAGATCAACTGTTGCACCAGAACAGCGGTATTGCAAACAGCACTTACAACTTACTCGATAATTTACTTAATTGGGCTATTTTGCAAACAGGTCAGTCTTTTTTCGAAATTACCTCTTTACGTTTATTTTTTATGGTAGAGCAGGTGGCCTACAATTATATCCCTTTGATGGAAGAGAAAAATATGCTTTTCGAAAATAATATTGCTAAGAAAGACCTTGTTTTATTCGATCAAGAATCCCTCAAATTGATTCTTCGAAATCTATTGGATAACGCAATTAAATTCTCAAACGATTCGGGAACTATTAAAGTCTACACAAGAACTGATGATTCAGATTTTTGCACCTTGGTGGTAGAAGATAATGGGCTAGGAATGACAGCAGAAACGCGATCGAATTTGGTTAAATCTTCGTCATTACTTTCTAAAAAAGAGAACGAAAACATAATAGGAACCGGTCTCGGAATGCAACTTTGTAAATCGTTGGTCGCAAAGAACAACGCTATTTTTGATGTGGAAAGCGAAATAGGAATTGGAACCAAAATCATCATTAAAATCGCTCGAGATAAAGAAAACGTCTAGGTTGTTTTGAAGATGACATCATCTCTGATTGTACTTTTAGTACTTTGTTTCTTTCGATTAAAAATTTTGTAAGATGTTGTTTCAGTGCTAATTTGTCAAATACTCGTCCGAAGATCCCATACGGCGTTTCGTATTGCATCACATCTTTCATAATAGTTTGTCCATCTATTTCTTCAAAAAAATGTTGGTGCTTGAAGGTTTTGAAATGACCTTTTAATTGTTCGTCTACAAAATAGGAGTGCAGCTCCATTTGGGATATGATGCTTTGATGCTGTAGAAAAAAGCCAAAATGTTTCCCTCTCCAAGTTACGGTTTCTCCTTTATTGATCAATCCGTGCATTGTTCCTGCTATCGCAACTTCACTAGTTTTACTTGCAGATTTTTGGTGCGTATCAATATTACGAGCATGATCAAATACGACCTCAATCGGTGCCTTAATATTGGTTGATAGTTGTATTGTTGTCATTTTATCAAATTATTTAGGGCAGTTTCTAATGTTTTGTATTCGAATACAAAGCCGTTTTCTTGCAATCGTTTCGGAATCACATTTCTACTCTTCAATACCAATTCGGTTTCTGTTCCAATGATTTTTGCTCCAATTTTTAACAGGAACTCAGGGGTTGGGATTCCGATGAAAACGTTCAATTGTTTGCGTAATTGCGCCATGAAATCTGTATTAGAAATAGGTTGAGGTGAAACGATATTTACAACGCCTGTCATTTGTTTTTCGATAATAAAATCGATGGCTCTAGCAAAATCTTCGGCATGAATCCAACTGATGAATTGGTTTCCTTTTCCCTGTTTACCTCCCAGTCCTAATCGCGTCAATCGTTTTAACGGTATAAAAGCACCACCATTTCTACCCAAAACGATAGAGGTGCGCAAAGCGGTTTTTAAGGTATTAGGCGTTGCAGTTTTAAAAAATGATTTCTCCCAAGATTGTGCTACATTCATTGAAAAATCATTGCCAATTTCTCCATTTTCCTCACTCATTTGTTTGTCTAATGAAAATCGATAAATAGTTGAGGTTGACGAATTCAACCAGTGTTTGGGTGGGTTTGCACAAGCAAGTACGGCTTGGTTAAGGACTTTGGTGCTTTGTATACGAGAAAGTAATATTTCTTTTTTGTTCTTTTCGGTATAGCGACAATCCACCGATTTTCCTGCAAGGTTGATGAGTACATCTGCATTTTCTAATTCTGTTTCCCATCCTGTCAATGTTTTGGCATCCCAATTAACCAATTTAATTTTACCGCTCACGCTGTTTTGTCCGCGTGTCAGAATGATAATTTCGTCAAATTTACTTTCGAAATGATTCACTAGTACTTGACCTAAAAATCCTGTTCCTGCTGCTATGATTAATTTTTTCATGATGTTAAAAGTTTAAGATGATTATCAAAGCGAGTATTCGATACAAAATCCATGTTAGGGTTAAATATTTAGGTAATTCGAGTAAGCTGATTCTTCTATAATGTTCGTAAATCATAAAGTTCATGGTCAATCCAAACCAGCCCAAAATAAAATAATCATTTAAATTAAAATAGCTGTTTAAGATTAATAGTGGTAACAAAAGTAAATTTCCTATTATAGAAACGGTGACCAAATTCCCAATGTAATTCAATTGTTTTTGGTTGTCTATTTTTCGAATAAAAAGCGCTTGAAAACCTATTTGTCCCGTTGCCAAAAGGATTTCTCTAACGATAGTTGCTCTTGGTAAAAAGAAAATCAATTTTGCGTATTGAAATAAAACTAATGCTGTAATTAAAGTTGTAAATGCAATATAAAACAATCGGTACTTTGTATTAAAATCTGGGATGCAATTGATTTGGTCACCGACTTTCGTTTTGTTTGGTACTATTACTTTTCGGTTGTAAGAGATGAATTTGTACAATTTTTTCAAAAAGTACTTTATGGGTTTCCAATTACCTATTTTCTCCATCCACGGAAAAGAATTGCCAATTACTTTTAATAGACTTTCAATTCCGTAGTAAACTCTTTTATTTTGTGTGTCAACTAAGGCTATTTCGTTTTTGGCTCTTTGT encodes the following:
- the gcvP gene encoding aminomethyl-transferring glycine dehydrogenase codes for the protein MKTDAFALRHIGPEESDLQHMLKTIGVDSIEQLISETLPDEIRLKAPLNLDPEMTEYEYLKHITLLGNKNKMFKTYIGLGYNQAIVPAVIQRNVFESPGWYTAYTPYQAEIAQGRLEAILNFQTTVIELSGMEIANASLLDEATAAAEAMALLFDVRTRDQKKANVCKFFVSEEILPQTLSVLQTRSTPIGVELVIGNHETFDFSSEFFGAVLQYPGKFGQVYDYASFIATAAANDIKVAVAADILSLAKLTPPGEMGAAVVFGTTQRFGIPLGYGGPHAAYFATKDEYKRSMPGRIIGVTVDTDGNRALRMALQTREQHIKRDKATSNICTAQVLLSVMASMYAVYHGPRGLKYIANKVHASAVTLANTLATLGFEQTNTAFFDTVVFKADAKKIREIAEANEVNFYYPTADTVSISMNETIGFADLNKVIAIFAEAKGVETIIIAELSTTNHFPESLVRTSTFLQHEVFNRYHSETALMRYIKMLERKDLALNHSMISLGSCTMKLNAAAEMLPLSAPSWNSIHPFAPLDQAQGYQEMLKKLEEQLNEITGFAATTLQPNSGAQGEYAGLMVIRAYHESRGDEHRKIALIPSSAHGTNPASAAMAGMKVVVTKTLENGNIDVDDLREKAILHKDNLSCLMVTYPSTHGVYESAIKEITQIIHDNGGQVYMDGANMNAQVGLTNPATIGADVCHLNLHKTFAIPHGGGGPGVGPICVAPQLAPFLPTNPLIPTGGDSAISAISAAPWGSALVCLISYGYIKMLGADGVKSATEYAILNANYIKEKLSGHYETLYSGENGRAAHEMILECRPFKEKGIEVTDIAKRLMDYGFHAPTVSFPVAGTLMIEPTESENLEELDRFCDAMIAIRKEIEEVTIEDKNNVLKNSPHTLAMLTTETWNLPYSREKAAFPLPYIADNKFWPSVRRADDAYGDRNLVCSCAPIEAYMES
- a CDS encoding ABC transporter ATP-binding protein, whose amino-acid sequence is MLQINIVEKKYKDQVVLKEANFHILQNGIYGIVGKNGQGKTTLFKCILGFEPFEGSCTFDNKKIVLQDVAWCPAESPIYEELSPAEFYTFYCSILGIENNQSPKLFDVPEDKLVKEFSTGMKKKAFLNALFQKDYPVYILDEPFNGLDIEANYILMNYLKEKAQYSIVLISSHILDVLFTNCLRIFVVNQTTISAYDKEEYTEIPAKLFG
- a CDS encoding class I SAM-dependent methyltransferase, which produces MKTNNYDFIASWYDVLSRIVFLKSQVNAQKEQLSFIKSDQKILIVGGGTGWILEEIAKSHDDLQITFVEISANMIQLAKQRKCRNNKVSFVHLPIEKFNDQESYDVLITAFLFDNFARNRAEIVFEQLHNTLKENGLWLFSDFSNNHTTSRWQYYLLKTMYFFFEKVASVEAKELVTMYPYFMKNNYAVLQKKQYYGRFIDAFVFEKTI
- a CDS encoding ATP-binding protein, with the protein product MVNSLLDGIPFLFLDGDDAVVVDTLSNANTETLKSIIGNYKYVFIDEVQRIPNIGLKLKIIVDQIKEVQVIVSGCSAFDINHVTQELLTGRKFEYHLYPISWNEFENNVGYIKAQQQLELRLLYGMYPDVINNFGNEYEILKNLVSSYLYKDVLSLAGIRKSEVLEKILQALALQVGSEVSYNEIAQLVGVDKNTVSNYIDLLEKAFVIFRLNSFSKNIRNEIKANRKIYFYDNGVRNMLIGNFNSLEFRQDKGALWENFLVSERVKKLSYANSLAKPYFWRTTAQQEINYIETTADAVSAFEFKWSPLKKVKLPKSFEEAYHPEYLVVTKENFREFIK
- a CDS encoding tetratricopeptide repeat-containing sensor histidine kinase, whose translation is MLIKIRLYLGVLLFLICLSSTAQQKQIDSLLGRELLQKIKVFKKETNLSRAAHFFVEKKWDSTLVHAMKQLSMANNNKLVVDYCHFFRAYSFYQKKLMNASEKEFSQVSKSFGYYYLVKIYLGNIALGKEKYKEAISYYQNIENTEKEKNYIYNKSGLKHNIGISYLHLEKFDDAEKYLLQSIDLQKLNSDPMMLSGSYGDLGTLYYVQFKDAMAIPYFVKAYELSKKTSDFDLKRKTALNMAVVEKNRNKFDKALAYREESDRWKDSLNDQNKIWEVAKLEKQFAVKQKQKEVRVLQAENKIKVAERNGFLYSALFLLLLLGAGIYLYREKIKTNKIILAQKENLDELNATKDKLFSVVSHDLRSSVNAMKRSNAKLIKKVATKDLEEIDQLLHQNSGIANSTYNLLDNLLNWAILQTGQSFFEITSLRLFFMVEQVAYNYIPLMEEKNMLFENNIAKKDLVLFDQESLKLILRNLLDNAIKFSNDSGTIKVYTRTDDSDFCTLVVEDNGLGMTAETRSNLVKSSSLLSKKENENIIGTGLGMQLCKSLVAKNNAIFDVESEIGIGTKIIIKIARDKENV
- a CDS encoding SRPBCC family protein; amino-acid sequence: MTTIQLSTNIKAPIEVVFDHARNIDTHQKSASKTSEVAIAGTMHGLINKGETVTWRGKHFGFFLQHQSIISQMELHSYFVDEQLKGHFKTFKHQHFFEEIDGQTIMKDVMQYETPYGIFGRVFDKLALKQHLTKFLIERNKVLKVQSEMMSSSKQPRRFLYLERF